The following coding sequences lie in one Cyanobacterium sp. Dongsha4 genomic window:
- a CDS encoding BamA/TamA family outer membrane protein, with protein sequence MAVNKNSKNYLKTISLGLTQAQKEGVSITLNEKNIAKNLSLLTKKIPQQTISYTKPKSLWSKPLTLTLLSLISVTTPLKALAEKTPQLSSHNSETPHISIPVTYPTQPLSEDKIIENSPSYIAQNLLSQTDTTTSPETQQNQPPSTPNSPQNETSQEPRVLVSEVLVTGVDPELTDLVYNTIRTTPGRTTTRSRLQEDINAIYATGFFRNVRVTPEDTQYGVRITYQVEANPVLQKVEIQTLPEKTDEQSLLPPEVINEAFAEQYGQILNLRDLQEGIAELNKWYTDNGYDLAQVVGAPQISEQGVVTLIIAEGQIADIQVKFFNSEQEETNGRTRDFIVTREMKLKPGDIFNRRTAQQDLQRVFGLGIFEDVKLSFSPAEDPSEVVMNVEVVETNTGSLAAGAGISSTSGIFGTVSYQERNLGGNNQTVGVEFQLGERELLFDLSYQDPWIAGDPYRTSYTGNIFRRRSISLVYDGTDTETIRTEVNNDSPRVVRTGAGISFSRPLAKDPFSPAEWVLSTGLQYQHIEVQDADGDLSPRSGEAFGSQKLAYNASGVDDLITWRFNASQDTRNNGLTPTSGSLLLLGTEQTLPGTGILFNRVRASYSYYIPLKLINFDFTEGPQTLAFNFQGGTVLGDLPPYEAFVIGGSNSVRGYGEGDLGNGRSYFQATAEYRFPIISFVGGALFFDYGTTLGSGGAVIGKPAEVRGLNGDGFGYGLGVRVQSPVGPIRIDYAINDEGDSRIHFGIGEKF encoded by the coding sequence GTGGCAGTGAACAAAAACAGTAAGAATTATTTAAAGACAATAAGTCTGGGTTTGACACAGGCACAAAAAGAGGGTGTCAGTATCACCTTGAACGAAAAAAACATAGCAAAAAATCTCTCTTTGCTTACAAAAAAAATCCCCCAGCAAACAATCTCTTATACAAAGCCTAAATCCCTATGGTCAAAACCCCTTACTCTTACACTGCTATCTCTGATTAGTGTCACAACACCCTTAAAGGCTCTGGCAGAAAAAACCCCTCAGTTATCTTCCCATAACTCCGAAACTCCTCATATTTCTATTCCCGTAACCTACCCAACTCAACCCCTGAGTGAAGATAAAATTATCGAAAATTCCCCCTCATATATTGCCCAAAACTTATTATCTCAAACAGACACAACCACCTCTCCAGAAACTCAGCAAAATCAACCCCCCTCAACACCAAATTCTCCTCAAAATGAAACCTCCCAAGAACCCAGAGTATTAGTTTCTGAAGTCTTAGTTACAGGGGTTGATCCTGAACTGACCGATCTGGTTTACAATACAATTCGTACTACTCCCGGACGCACCACGACTCGCTCTCGTTTACAAGAAGATATTAACGCCATCTATGCCACAGGCTTTTTCCGCAACGTTCGAGTAACTCCCGAAGATACCCAATATGGGGTCAGAATTACCTACCAAGTTGAAGCAAACCCAGTTTTGCAAAAAGTAGAAATTCAAACTCTACCTGAAAAAACTGATGAACAAAGTTTATTACCTCCTGAAGTAATTAACGAAGCCTTTGCAGAACAGTATGGACAAATTCTTAATCTGCGAGACTTACAAGAAGGCATTGCAGAACTAAATAAATGGTACACCGATAACGGCTATGACCTAGCACAAGTAGTTGGGGCACCCCAAATTAGTGAACAAGGAGTCGTCACCCTAATTATCGCAGAAGGACAAATCGCTGATATTCAAGTTAAATTTTTTAACTCTGAACAAGAAGAAACTAATGGTAGAACAAGAGATTTCATTGTTACCAGAGAAATGAAACTTAAACCCGGAGATATATTTAATCGGAGAACTGCTCAACAAGACTTACAAAGAGTATTCGGTTTAGGCATTTTTGAGGATGTAAAACTCTCCTTTAGTCCTGCAGAAGACCCCTCAGAAGTGGTCATGAATGTAGAGGTTGTTGAAACAAATACTGGCTCTCTTGCGGCAGGTGCAGGTATTAGTTCCACTAGCGGTATTTTTGGTACAGTTAGTTATCAAGAAAGAAACCTTGGCGGAAATAACCAGACTGTTGGGGTTGAATTTCAGTTAGGGGAAAGAGAACTTCTTTTCGACTTGAGCTATCAAGATCCTTGGATTGCAGGAGATCCTTACCGCACATCCTACACTGGCAATATTTTCCGTCGTCGTTCCATCTCTCTAGTGTACGATGGTACAGATACAGAAACCATCCGTACAGAGGTCAATAATGATAGCCCTAGAGTTGTTCGTACGGGGGCAGGTATTTCTTTCTCCAGACCCCTTGCTAAAGATCCCTTTTCTCCCGCCGAGTGGGTATTAAGTACAGGCTTACAATATCAACACATTGAAGTTCAAGACGCAGACGGTGATTTATCGCCCCGTTCAGGAGAAGCCTTTGGCAGTCAGAAATTAGCGTATAATGCCAGTGGAGTTGATGATTTAATTACTTGGCGTTTTAATGCGTCTCAAGATACTCGTAATAATGGTTTAACACCTACTAGCGGTAGTTTACTACTGTTAGGAACAGAACAAACTCTTCCGGGTACTGGTATATTATTTAACCGTGTTCGTGCTAGTTATAGTTATTATATTCCCCTGAAACTAATTAATTTTGACTTTACAGAAGGTCCTCAAACCCTTGCTTTTAACTTCCAAGGAGGTACTGTTCTCGGTGACTTACCCCCCTATGAAGCCTTTGTTATCGGCGGTAGTAATTCTGTCAGAGGCTACGGAGAAGGAGATTTAGGGAATGGGCGATCGTACTTTCAAGCCACTGCGGAATATCGTTTCCCAATTATTTCTTTTGTTGGGG
- the purC gene encoding phosphoribosylaminoimidazolesuccinocarboxamide synthase, with amino-acid sequence MSTSAQKLYEGKAKIVYGTEKEQEYLTYFKDDATAFNAQKKGTIVGKGEINCTVSSALLKWLESKGIPTHFIDQPSSREMLVKAVKIIPLEVVVRNIAAGSLCKQTGLNQGEKLPFPLVEFYLKNDELGDPLLTRDRLSILNIIPSEQIEQLKQYALQINQHLQEFFQSCQITLVDFKLEFGFDSENNIILADEISPDTCRLWDELEQDKQKRVLDKDRFRQDLGKIESAYQEVQQRVLTQIEKLKNS; translated from the coding sequence ATGTCAACATCGGCTCAAAAATTATATGAAGGAAAAGCCAAAATTGTCTATGGGACAGAAAAAGAGCAAGAATACTTAACTTATTTTAAGGATGATGCCACCGCTTTCAATGCCCAAAAAAAAGGAACGATAGTAGGTAAAGGAGAAATAAACTGTACAGTTTCATCCGCCCTGCTAAAGTGGCTAGAATCTAAAGGTATTCCCACGCATTTTATTGATCAGCCCTCCTCTCGTGAAATGTTGGTCAAAGCCGTTAAGATTATTCCCCTCGAAGTAGTAGTTAGAAATATCGCCGCAGGAAGTTTATGTAAACAAACGGGATTAAATCAAGGTGAAAAATTGCCTTTCCCCCTCGTGGAATTTTACCTTAAAAATGATGAATTAGGAGATCCTCTACTAACGCGCGATCGCCTCTCAATTCTCAATATCATACCTTCAGAACAAATAGAGCAACTGAAACAATACGCACTACAAATTAATCAACACCTACAAGAATTTTTCCAAAGTTGTCAAATTACCCTCGTCGATTTTAAACTAGAATTCGGCTTTGATTCAGAAAACAATATTATTTTAGCCGATGAAATTAGTCCCGATACTTGCCGTTTATGGGATGAATTGGAACAAGATAAACAAAAAAGAGTCCTAGATAAAGATCGTTTTCGCCAAGACTTAGGCAAAATAGAATCCGCCTATCAAGAGGTACAACAAAGAGTTTTAACACAAATTGAAAAACTCAAAAATAGCTAG
- a CDS encoding DNA polymerase III subunit delta' (catalyzes the DNA-template-directed extension of the 3'-end of a DNA strand; the delta' subunit seems to interact with the gamma subunit to transfer the beta subunit on the DNA), producing the protein MKPLAKLIGQPLAVELLESAIAIDRIAPAYLFIGAEGIGKALAAKCFTEMLLISPDEDYASACQKLYAGNHPDFLWVEPTYNDKGQLLTAKEAEEKGLKRKTAPQIRIEQVREISQFVSRPPLKGDRSIVVIEGAELMAESAGNALLKTLEDPGRATIILIAKSTDSILSTLVSRCQIIPFFRLSEEHLKLVLYRANKAEVLDYPQLINLSQGCPGKAIADWQKLTDIPSDLINKLTKFPRNIIEGLLLAKEITKNLELDTQLWLADYLQYFYWEKERKSELINSLEKVKKLLFRYVQPRLVWDCFFLENILESN; encoded by the coding sequence ATGAAACCTTTAGCAAAATTAATTGGACAACCTTTAGCCGTAGAACTTTTAGAAAGTGCGATCGCAATAGATAGAATTGCCCCTGCATATTTGTTTATCGGTGCGGAAGGCATTGGTAAAGCATTAGCGGCGAAGTGTTTTACAGAAATGTTGTTAATTTCCCCCGATGAAGATTATGCTTCTGCTTGTCAAAAGTTATATGCGGGAAATCATCCTGATTTTTTATGGGTTGAACCAACTTACAATGATAAAGGTCAATTGTTAACAGCGAAAGAAGCCGAGGAAAAAGGTTTAAAACGGAAAACTGCTCCACAAATTAGAATTGAGCAAGTGAGAGAAATTAGTCAATTTGTAAGTCGTCCTCCCCTAAAAGGCGATCGCTCTATTGTGGTGATTGAAGGGGCAGAGTTAATGGCAGAATCGGCAGGAAATGCTCTTTTAAAAACCCTTGAAGATCCGGGCAGAGCAACAATTATTTTAATTGCAAAAAGCACAGATTCTATTCTTTCAACCTTAGTTTCTCGCTGTCAAATAATTCCTTTTTTTCGTCTTAGTGAAGAACATTTAAAGTTAGTTTTATATAGAGCTAATAAAGCTGAAGTTTTAGATTATCCTCAGTTAATAAATTTATCTCAAGGTTGTCCGGGCAAAGCGATCGCAGATTGGCAAAAATTGACTGATATTCCTTCTGATTTGATCAATAAATTAACTAAATTTCCTAGGAATATTATAGAAGGCTTATTATTAGCCAAAGAAATTACCAAAAATTTAGAATTAGATACACAACTATGGTTAGCTGATTATTTACAGTATTTTTATTGGGAAAAAGAAAGAAAATCAGAGTTAATTAATAGTTTAGAAAAAGTAAAAAAATTATTATTTAGATATGTACAACCTCGACTTGTTTGGGATTGTTTTTTCTTAGAAAATATTTTAGAAAGCAACTAA
- a CDS encoding ATP-dependent 6-phosphofructokinase gives MKTKKRIGILTSGGDCPGLNAIIRAVVKYATLRGWEVYGIPRGTDGFIDFVHGKLNIEELKLHPHGYDLPGVLQGLDVLQFMSGSVLGSLSRGNPQEEQVTKDIIKGYEALELDALIAIGGDGSLDIIYDLAKKGNWNLVVIPKTIDNDVAFTERSVGFDTARNTVTQALYDLTFTAASHERIMVVQVMGRDAGHLSLHAGIAGGADCILIPELTPQLTEATLVGMCEYIAQLRKDRRKFALIVIAEGVKGLNAEKDPYIAETLADLLKERSHQLCSTGGDRYCGLNQIDTRATILGHLQRCGVPSSFDRILATVFAIKALDLIGEECYNRLVIWQNGNVESKSLEQIMPMIKWCHQEKTCPSPVDPEGFMVRTALSLGIYLGESHYHPHTSNYPYTPLASTITNE, from the coding sequence ATGAAGACAAAAAAAAGAATTGGTATTCTCACCAGTGGAGGAGACTGCCCCGGACTAAATGCGATTATTAGAGCAGTGGTAAAGTATGCGACTTTAAGGGGATGGGAAGTATATGGTATTCCTAGGGGTACGGATGGATTTATTGATTTTGTTCATGGAAAACTAAATATTGAGGAACTTAAGTTACATCCTCACGGTTATGATTTACCCGGTGTTTTACAGGGTTTGGATGTATTACAGTTTATGAGTGGTAGTGTTTTGGGTTCTTTAAGTAGAGGTAATCCTCAAGAAGAACAAGTTACAAAAGACATTATCAAAGGTTATGAAGCCCTAGAATTAGATGCTTTAATTGCTATTGGTGGAGATGGTAGCTTAGATATTATTTATGATTTAGCTAAAAAAGGTAATTGGAACTTAGTTGTAATTCCTAAAACTATTGATAATGATGTTGCTTTTACCGAGAGGTCTGTGGGCTTTGATACTGCTCGTAATACAGTCACACAAGCCCTATACGATTTGACTTTTACCGCCGCCAGTCACGAAAGAATTATGGTGGTGCAGGTGATGGGAAGAGATGCAGGTCATTTATCTTTACACGCTGGTATAGCAGGGGGAGCAGACTGTATTTTAATTCCAGAGTTAACTCCTCAACTAACGGAAGCTACTTTAGTAGGAATGTGTGAATATATTGCCCAATTGCGTAAAGATAGGCGTAAATTTGCTTTAATTGTCATAGCAGAAGGGGTAAAAGGGCTAAATGCGGAAAAAGATCCTTATATTGCGGAAACCTTGGCAGATTTATTGAAAGAAAGAAGTCATCAATTATGTTCCACTGGGGGCGATCGCTACTGCGGATTAAACCAAATTGATACAAGAGCAACTATTTTAGGTCATTTACAAAGATGTGGTGTCCCTAGCTCATTCGATCGCATTTTAGCGACAGTATTTGCTATCAAAGCCCTAGATTTGATCGGAGAAGAATGTTATAACCGCCTAGTTATTTGGCAAAACGGAAATGTGGAAAGCAAATCCCTTGAGCAAATTATGCCTATGATTAAATGGTGTCATCAGGAAAAAACTTGTCCTTCACCCGTAGATCCAGAAGGTTTCATGGTCAGAACAGCTTTATCTTTGGGTATTTATTTAGGAGAATCCCACTATCATCCTCATACTTCTAACTATCCTTACACTCCTTTAGCTTCAACCATTACTAATGAGTGA
- a CDS encoding photosystem I assembly protein Ycf4, whose amino-acid sequence MTANNFIYKQQIIGSRRFSNYFWAIAVSIGGIGFLLAGLSSYLHTNLLIVSDTSELQFIPQGIALTFYGVAGTLLASYLWLMIILDVGSGYNEFDKKKGKVTIYRQGFLGKNRKIELVYDIDDIQAIRAEIKEGLNPKRALYLRVKPKRDIPLTSVGEPMPLSQLENQGAELARFLTVPLEGL is encoded by the coding sequence ATGACAGCAAATAATTTTATTTACAAACAACAGATAATAGGTTCAAGAAGATTTAGTAACTATTTTTGGGCGATCGCAGTTTCCATTGGCGGTATCGGCTTTCTTTTAGCAGGATTATCCAGTTATTTACATACAAATTTACTTATTGTTAGTGACACTTCGGAATTACAATTCATTCCCCAAGGTATTGCCCTAACTTTTTACGGTGTAGCAGGAACATTATTAGCTAGTTATCTATGGTTAATGATTATTCTTGATGTTGGTAGCGGTTACAACGAATTTGATAAAAAAAAGGGTAAAGTTACCATCTATCGTCAAGGTTTTCTAGGGAAAAATCGCAAAATTGAATTAGTCTATGATATTGATGATATTCAGGCTATAAGAGCAGAAATCAAAGAAGGATTAAACCCCAAAAGAGCTTTATATTTGAGAGTTAAACCCAAAAGAGACATACCATTAACCTCGGTTGGTGAGCCAATGCCTCTTTCTCAACTAGAAAATCAAGGAGCAGAATTAGCTCGTTTTCTAACTGTGCCTTTAGAAGGACTTTAA
- a CDS encoding Rieske 2Fe-2S domain-containing protein — translation MTIAQHQDKNIKKSLISLPVGGEDPNEFDYKEVWYPVFFVNDLHKDKPSRFTLLDEDLVVWWDKKDQQWRVFQDMCPHRLAPLSTGRINEDGLLECPYHGWTFSGKGDCQSIPQQPEGENRHKSPRACVKSYPSAIEHDMLFVYAGKKENAFFTPMPITQPLTENEEKWTILKTFRDIPYDALTLLENVLDSSHVSYTHHGTVGNRSNAAPVELEVKTADRQGFTGFWAEGPRKGKLGSQSTTFIAPNLMWHDLTSKQLGRTMTVVYVTPISKGKCRVFALFPFQFASKIPQFFIKLTPQWYSHLNQNTILEDDQIFLHYQERYLEKLGGSKKFNQAFYLPTKSDLFVSELRKWVVNYNAYLFPEQEFPETPNHDQLIERYYSHTEQCSSCSGALKNIKKIRFSALIITGIVWSLIPLIFLYIEELTNFIFPLVSVISVINFSLYIYLGKLEKRFYQGEKIPSRNRKS, via the coding sequence ATGACTATTGCTCAACATCAAGACAAAAATATCAAAAAATCTCTGATAAGCCTTCCTGTAGGTGGAGAAGATCCCAATGAATTCGATTACAAAGAGGTCTGGTATCCTGTTTTTTTTGTTAATGATTTACATAAAGATAAACCAAGTCGTTTTACCTTATTAGATGAAGATTTAGTAGTCTGGTGGGATAAAAAGGATCAACAGTGGCGGGTGTTTCAAGATATGTGTCCTCATCGTCTTGCCCCTTTAAGTACCGGTAGAATTAACGAAGATGGCTTATTAGAATGTCCTTATCATGGTTGGACTTTTTCAGGGAAAGGTGATTGTCAGTCAATCCCTCAGCAACCAGAAGGAGAAAATCGTCATAAATCTCCCCGTGCTTGTGTCAAATCTTACCCAAGTGCGATCGAGCATGATATGTTATTTGTGTATGCAGGGAAAAAAGAAAATGCCTTTTTCACTCCCATGCCCATAACTCAACCCCTCACAGAAAATGAAGAAAAATGGACTATCTTAAAAACCTTTAGGGATATACCCTATGATGCCCTCACTTTATTAGAAAACGTGTTAGATAGTAGTCATGTCTCTTATACCCATCATGGCACAGTCGGAAATAGATCGAACGCCGCCCCCGTAGAATTAGAAGTAAAAACAGCCGATAGACAAGGATTTACAGGATTTTGGGCAGAAGGACCAAGAAAAGGAAAGCTAGGAAGTCAAAGCACAACCTTTATTGCTCCTAATTTAATGTGGCATGATTTAACCTCAAAACAACTAGGACGCACCATGACGGTAGTTTATGTTACTCCTATCAGTAAGGGAAAATGTCGAGTTTTTGCTTTATTTCCCTTCCAATTTGCTTCTAAAATCCCCCAATTTTTTATTAAATTAACTCCTCAATGGTACTCTCATCTTAATCAAAATACTATTCTCGAAGATGATCAAATATTTCTACATTACCAAGAAAGATATTTAGAAAAATTAGGAGGAAGTAAAAAATTTAATCAAGCCTTTTATTTACCAACAAAATCTGATTTATTTGTCAGTGAATTAAGAAAATGGGTTGTGAACTATAATGCCTATTTATTCCCTGAACAAGAGTTTCCAGAAACACCTAATCATGATCAGTTAATTGAAAGATATTATTCACACACAGAGCAATGTTCCAGTTGTAGCGGTGCTTTGAAGAATATAAAAAAAATACGTTTTTCAGCTTTAATAATAACAGGAATTGTGTGGTCTTTGATACCTTTAATATTTTTATATATTGAGGAATTAACTAATTTTATTTTCCCCTTAGTTTCTGTTATTAGTGTAATTAACTTTAGTCTATATATCTATTTAGGCAAGTTAGAAAAGAGATTTTATCAGGGAGAAAAAATACCCTCCCGCAACAGAAAATCATAG
- a CDS encoding S9 family peptidase produces MTEVNCVSYGKWRSPLTSDLIVSATIGLSSPRFDGEDIYWLESRPLEGGRSVIVKYSPNGEHQDITPASFNVRSRVHEYGGGAFLVQDSTVYFCNNADQRVYIQKVGESPQPQPLTPESKLRYADFCLDKSHNRLICVCEDHSEENHEPQNKLVTINITTGEVKTLCDGADFYASPRISPNNSQLAWLSWNHPNMPWDSTELHLADINPDGSLTNITLVAGGENESICQPEFSPNGILYFSGDRSLWWNLYYRDEKGNIHSAYPLDAEFGYPHWVFGESVYGFEKEDKIICTYTQDGCWFLGSIDKKTKSLTDYEIPFTNIAYLQVQGEEILFAGSSPSQPGAIVKMNLNHGQYEILKQSSNTIIDEGYISQPIPLEFPTSNGKTAYAWYYPPQNKDFVAPEGELPPLLVKSHGGPTAMTSASYNLRIQYWTSRGFAFVDVNYGGSTGYGRDYRQRLKGNWGIVDVEDCVNVAQYLVKEGKVDGDKLAISGGSAGGYTTLAALTFFDTFKAGASYYGVSDLEILATDTHKFESRYLDSLIGKYPEEKEIYKMRSPLYHIDKLSCPVIFFQGLEDKVVPPNQAEMMYNALKQKGIKTSYITFPDEQHGFRKAENIKKALDTEYNFYIEIFSNH; encoded by the coding sequence ATGACGGAAGTAAACTGTGTGAGTTATGGAAAGTGGCGATCGCCTCTAACCTCAGATTTAATTGTGTCTGCTACCATTGGCTTAAGTAGTCCTCGTTTTGACGGTGAGGATATTTACTGGCTAGAAAGTCGTCCTTTAGAGGGAGGTAGAAGTGTTATTGTTAAGTATAGTCCCAATGGAGAACATCAAGACATAACCCCTGCCTCTTTTAATGTGCGTAGTCGTGTTCATGAATATGGTGGAGGTGCTTTTTTAGTTCAAGATAGCACAGTTTATTTTTGTAATAATGCAGATCAAAGAGTTTATATCCAAAAAGTAGGGGAATCTCCTCAACCTCAACCTTTAACCCCTGAATCGAAGTTACGTTATGCTGATTTTTGTCTTGATAAATCTCATAATCGTCTGATTTGCGTCTGTGAGGATCATTCTGAAGAAAATCACGAACCGCAAAATAAGCTAGTTACCATCAATATAACCACAGGAGAAGTTAAAACCCTGTGTGACGGTGCTGATTTCTATGCTTCTCCTCGTATTTCTCCTAATAACTCTCAATTGGCATGGTTATCATGGAATCATCCGAATATGCCTTGGGATAGTACGGAATTGCATTTAGCAGATATTAACCCTGATGGTAGTTTAACTAATATTACTTTGGTTGCTGGAGGGGAAAACGAATCTATCTGTCAACCTGAGTTTAGTCCTAATGGTATTCTTTATTTTAGCGGCGATCGCAGTCTTTGGTGGAATTTATATTATCGAGATGAAAAAGGTAATATTCACTCTGCCTATCCCTTAGATGCTGAATTTGGTTATCCTCATTGGGTATTTGGGGAATCCGTTTATGGTTTTGAGAAAGAAGATAAGATTATTTGCACCTATACTCAAGATGGTTGTTGGTTTCTTGGCAGTATCGATAAAAAGACAAAATCTCTCACTGATTATGAAATACCCTTTACTAATATTGCTTACTTACAGGTACAAGGAGAAGAAATTTTATTTGCAGGTAGTTCACCATCTCAACCCGGCGCTATTGTAAAGATGAATCTTAATCATGGTCAATACGAAATTTTAAAACAATCTAGTAATACAATTATTGATGAAGGATATATCAGTCAACCCATCCCTCTGGAGTTTCCCACCAGTAACGGCAAAACTGCCTATGCTTGGTATTATCCCCCCCAAAATAAAGATTTTGTCGCCCCCGAAGGAGAATTACCCCCTCTTTTAGTTAAAAGTCACGGAGGCCCCACTGCCATGACATCTGCTAGTTATAATCTCAGAATACAATACTGGACGAGTAGGGGTTTTGCTTTTGTTGATGTTAACTATGGTGGTAGTACGGGCTACGGTAGAGATTATCGTCAGAGGTTGAAAGGTAATTGGGGCATTGTGGATGTGGAAGATTGCGTTAATGTGGCTCAGTATTTAGTTAAAGAGGGTAAAGTTGACGGGGATAAATTAGCTATATCAGGAGGAAGTGCAGGAGGATATACAACCTTAGCCGCCCTAACTTTTTTTGATACTTTTAAAGCTGGTGCAAGTTATTATGGGGTAAGTGATTTAGAAATTCTAGCTACTGATACCCACAAATTTGAGTCTCGTTATTTAGATAGCTTAATTGGAAAATATCCCGAAGAAAAAGAAATTTACAAGATGCGATCGCCTCTTTATCATATAGATAAACTATCATGTCCCGTGATCTTTTTTCAAGGACTAGAAGATAAAGTTGTACCCCCTAACCAAGCGGAAATGATGTATAATGCCCTCAAACAAAAAGGTATCAAAACATCCTATATCACCTTTCCCGACGAACAACACGGCTTCCGTAAAGCAGAAAACATAAAAAAAGCCTTAGACACCGAATATAATTTTTATATAGAAATTTTCTCCAATCATTAA
- a CDS encoding element excision factor XisH family protein: protein MFAKDVSNEIVKNALIKDGWMILADLYTIEYEDDNLYADLLAQKTLLAQQLNRKIVVEIKSFLNPSPMNDFQNALGQYLLYRDFLNFSHKNYELYLAVKSSVFNSFFQRKSI, encoded by the coding sequence ATGTTCGCAAAAGATGTTTCCAATGAAATAGTTAAAAATGCTTTAATTAAAGATGGTTGGATGATTTTAGCAGATCTTTACACCATTGAATATGAAGATGATAACCTCTATGCCGATTTACTGGCACAAAAAACATTACTTGCTCAACAACTAAACCGTAAAATAGTAGTAGAAATAAAAAGTTTTTTAAATCCATCACCTATGAATGACTTTCAAAATGCTTTAGGTCAATATCTGCTGTATCGTGATTTTCTCAATTTTTCTCATAAAAATTATGAACTTTATTTAGCTGTAAAAAGCTCAGTATTCAATAGTTTTTTTCAAAGAAAATCCATATAG
- a CDS encoding XisI protein, with translation MGKIIKYRELIKNILTEYDQLVYKSPDYQSETSPVFDENHDHYLWLTVDWKEDKRPKSTHIHIRIKNEKIYIEEDWTEADIANELLEKGVPKEDIVLAFHDPETRKLTDFAVA, from the coding sequence ATGGGTAAAATTATCAAATATAGAGAATTAATAAAAAATATACTAACCGAATATGATCAATTAGTTTATAAATCTCCTGATTATCAATCCGAAACTTCTCCAGTATTTGACGAAAATCATGATCATTATCTTTGGTTAACTGTTGATTGGAAAGAAGATAAAAGACCAAAATCAACTCATATTCATATCCGTATAAAAAATGAAAAAATTTATATTGAAGAAGATTGGACAGAGGCAGATATTGCTAATGAATTATTAGAAAAAGGAGTGCCAAAAGAAGATATAGTATTAGCATTTCATGACCCAGAAACACGCAAATTAACAGATTTTGCCGTAGCCTAA